Proteins found in one Halobellus limi genomic segment:
- a CDS encoding DMT family transporter produces the protein MVVLVAGTSAILVKFSSAPSPVKVSYRLAFATLGFLTFSGIYYRDHFADFDRRDLSLAAVSGVVLGLHYLLWFESLVWTTVAASTTLAQTQTIFVAILAYVALGETITRRTVFGICFAFAGAAVMSLGGIATDSLLNGVDPFLGNTLATAAGLLFAGYLVISRSVRQRIAVAPYMSVVHVFATATAFLLAVGTGESVSATSYPVHEWMLFFAMGLGPSFVAQTLSNWSLKYVASSVVSIAYLGVPITSSLLAFVLLSEVPGVGTVVGGVLTLSGIYVTVRQH, from the coding sequence GTGGTCGTCCTCGTCGCCGGGACGAGCGCCATCCTCGTGAAGTTCAGTTCGGCACCGAGTCCCGTCAAGGTCAGTTACCGCCTGGCGTTCGCGACGCTCGGCTTCCTGACGTTCTCTGGAATTTACTACCGTGACCACTTCGCCGACTTCGACCGGAGAGACCTCTCGCTTGCCGCCGTCTCCGGCGTCGTTCTGGGTCTGCACTACTTGCTCTGGTTCGAGAGCCTCGTCTGGACGACAGTGGCCGCCTCGACGACGCTCGCACAGACCCAGACGATATTCGTCGCAATCCTGGCCTACGTTGCACTCGGCGAGACGATAACGCGCCGGACCGTCTTCGGGATCTGCTTTGCCTTCGCGGGCGCCGCGGTTATGTCGCTCGGTGGGATCGCGACGGATTCGCTGCTCAACGGTGTCGACCCCTTCCTCGGCAACACCTTGGCGACGGCCGCGGGCCTCCTCTTCGCCGGGTACCTAGTCATCAGCCGGTCGGTCCGTCAGCGCATCGCCGTCGCTCCGTATATGTCCGTCGTCCACGTGTTCGCGACGGCCACCGCTTTCCTATTGGCCGTCGGAACCGGCGAGAGCGTCTCCGCCACTAGCTATCCGGTCCACGAATGGATGTTGTTCTTCGCTATGGGTCTCGGACCGAGTTTCGTCGCCCAGACGCTGTCTAACTGGTCGCTCAAGTACGTGGCCTCGAGCGTGGTGAGTATCGCGTATCTGGGTGTTCCAATCACAAGTTCACTGCTCGCATTCGTCCTCCTCTCTGAAGTTCCCGGCGTCGGCACGGTAGTCGGAGGCGTACTCACGTTGTCCGGCATCTACGTGACGGTTCGCCAGCACTGA
- a CDS encoding MFS transporter, protein MGDTGQTGFCRNLFDAAAAFQTGYSQVDRPELRALRNRIARYHEFLSGFLQFEKGFAPTVASYSFSGFFLVRMVANPLAGRLGDRPGYPTVATGVGVCASSGLLAATLLDARLGVAAAGLTKFWPVIHAYAFEHLRNVDRGDDFRAMRTVYVGIGLVYVGVVAGGSPFRRRFSA, encoded by the coding sequence ATGGGGGATACGGGACAAACCGGTTTCTGTCGAAATCTGTTCGACGCTGCGGCGGCTTTTCAAACGGGCTACAGTCAGGTGGATCGTCCTGAGCTACGCGCTCTTCGAAATCGGATAGCTCGGTATCACGAGTTTCTCTCGGGGTTCCTCCAGTTCGAGAAGGGATTCGCGCCCACCGTGGCCAGCTACTCGTTCTCCGGCTTCTTCCTCGTCAGGATGGTCGCTAACCCGCTCGCCGGGAGGCTTGGCGACCGCCCAGGTTATCCGACGGTCGCGACCGGAGTGGGGGTCTGTGCGAGCAGCGGCCTGCTGGCGGCGACGCTCCTCGACGCGCGACTCGGTGTCGCGGCAGCCGGCCTCACGAAGTTCTGGCCGGTGATCCACGCCTACGCGTTTGAACACCTCCGCAACGTCGACAGAGGTGATGACTTCCGCGCGATGCGAACCGTCTACGTCGGCATCGGCCTCGTGTACGTCGGCGTGGTCGCTGGTGGTTCTCCTTTCAGACGGCGTTTCTCGGCCTAG
- a CDS encoding MFS transporter, with product MAGYGGRPLGTVLETMTEMAGRLVFSPFVPTLITDLGVSASAAGFSLTVMWSWSANSVSRGVPSETLTRKTVLVASLLVLLVDGAVFLIADGLVTLLLATAVFGLGAGLWNPTVLLALSDYFRARRIQAFAIVTASVNLDGILTAGLAVLALFFGNWRLAFVPVVGLLCLRLALTH from the coding sequence GTGGCCGGATACGGCGGCCGCCCCCTCGGAACCGTCCTTGAAACGATGACGGAGATGGCCGGTCGGCTCGTTTTTTCACCGTTCGTACCGACGCTTATCACCGACTTGGGCGTCAGCGCCTCCGCCGCGGGGTTCTCGCTCACAGTGATGTGGTCTTGGAGCGCTAACTCAGTATCACGGGGGGTGCCCTCGGAAACCCTGACCCGGAAAACCGTCCTCGTAGCGAGCCTCCTCGTACTGTTGGTCGATGGAGCCGTATTCCTGATTGCCGACGGATTGGTCACCCTGTTGCTCGCGACGGCGGTGTTCGGCCTCGGCGCTGGCCTGTGGAATCCGACGGTGTTGCTCGCCCTCTCCGATTACTTCCGTGCCCGGCGAATACAGGCCTTCGCCATCGTCACCGCCTCGGTCAACCTCGACGGGATACTGACCGCTGGACTGGCCGTCCTAGCGCTGTTCTTCGGGAACTGGCGGCTGGCCTTCGTGCCGGTAGTCGGACTCCTCTGTCTGCGTCTCGCGCTCACTCACTGA
- a CDS encoding NAD(P)-dependent oxidoreductase: MPTKTIGFVGLGIMGLPMAKNLLDAGYPVVGHNRSAASVKELVDHGGIDGGTPTGVARRADIVLTCLPNSSVVEDIVFGESGESDPLIDGLEAGVTLIDHSTISPTTAESLADRLDDRGVSTLDAPLSGGEGGATEGTLSIMVGGDEEVLNEQMDVLEVLGSTITHCGPNGTGQTTKACNQIVAAAQTVAVGEALVFANEAGADVEAVVKAISSGAAGCWTLDNRAPSMIRGEFDPGFFAEYLYKDLRIATDAGDAYGAPMPQATVANELYKSMVQNGMGRDDYSGIVQVIEMLAGREGRVTE, translated from the coding sequence ATGCCGACAAAAACAATCGGATTCGTCGGACTTGGAATTATGGGCCTCCCGATGGCGAAGAACCTCCTTGATGCGGGCTATCCGGTCGTCGGACACAACCGATCGGCGGCATCGGTCAAGGAACTCGTCGATCACGGCGGCATCGACGGCGGAACGCCGACGGGCGTCGCTCGTCGCGCCGATATCGTCCTCACGTGTCTGCCGAACTCGTCGGTCGTCGAGGACATCGTCTTCGGTGAGTCCGGCGAGTCAGATCCGCTGATAGACGGCCTTGAGGCCGGTGTGACGCTTATCGACCACTCGACCATCTCACCCACCACGGCTGAATCACTCGCTGATCGCCTCGATGACCGCGGCGTTTCGACCCTCGACGCGCCGTTGTCGGGCGGTGAAGGTGGAGCCACCGAGGGAACCTTATCGATTATGGTCGGTGGCGATGAGGAGGTACTCAACGAACAGATGGACGTCCTCGAGGTTCTCGGCTCGACCATCACGCATTGCGGTCCGAACGGCACCGGTCAGACGACGAAGGCGTGTAACCAGATAGTCGCCGCCGCCCAGACCGTCGCAGTCGGCGAAGCGCTCGTGTTCGCGAACGAAGCGGGCGCCGACGTCGAGGCGGTCGTCAAGGCCATCAGCAGCGGCGCCGCCGGTTGCTGGACCCTTGACAACCGTGCGCCGTCGATGATTCGCGGCGAGTTCGACCCGGGATTCTTCGCGGAGTACCTGTACAAGGACCTCCGCATCGCGACGGATGCGGGCGATGCCTACGGCGCTCCGATGCCCCAGGCCACGGTGGCGAACGAACTCTACAAGTCGATGGTTCAAAACGGGATGGGGCGAGATGACTACTCTGGCATCGTCCAAGTCATCGAGATGCTCGCCGGCAGGGAGGGGAGGGTGACCGAGTAG
- a CDS encoding MFS transporter: protein MARIVSGSFSDRLLSGRYNPNVLGFLLVTTPIISLLPGIDPITVLLATLVVVGFITQMRLVLLFPYVRELVDRRVTATAFSVLNLVGFAGTFSTPLLTGVRIEKDRRVLDRIAYAAGLGVVLA from the coding sequence GTGGCCCGCATAGTCAGCGGTAGTTTCTCCGACCGCCTCCTCAGCGGGCGCTACAATCCGAATGTTCTCGGTTTCTTACTCGTCACCACTCCCATCATCTCTTTGTTGCCGGGCATCGACCCCATCACGGTTTTGCTCGCAACTCTCGTCGTGGTCGGGTTCATCACGCAGATGAGGCTGGTCCTGCTGTTCCCGTACGTCCGCGAACTCGTCGACAGGCGCGTCACCGCGACAGCGTTCTCCGTGCTCAATCTCGTCGGGTTCGCAGGCACGTTTTCGACGCCGCTCCTCACGGGCGTCCGCATCGAAAAGGACAGGCGTGTACTGGACCGAATTGCCTATGCGGCCGGACTGGGCGTCGTCCTCGCTTAG
- a CDS encoding glycoside hydrolase family 88 protein has translation MENEDWRKGVALNGLLSTEREEYIQEARRIVNRAIETQTDEGKFNYDDPKPWMYGEDPYRAQCEPATLGHGVLEFYDRTGEDRYLEAARRQYEYLRDDAQRTEDGGIAYSTGPVGLWVDSVYMICPFFARYADLTGDEEAYDEAVTHIESQVRHLQDPHTGLFRHEWRETPNTYPESSLWARGNGWALAGILDTLLLMPDDHDGYETVAGVFHGLAEALLERQEGNGYWHHILDYRESSLETSATLQYSYAFARGSKVGLLDDEYAEAAERAFEVCKNVVDKDGKVRRVAVPPGGPDAPLGVTSYGNGWFLMAADQQR, from the coding sequence ATGGAGAACGAGGACTGGAGGAAAGGCGTCGCTCTCAACGGACTGCTCTCGACCGAACGAGAGGAGTATATTCAGGAAGCACGACGTATCGTTAACCGAGCGATCGAGACACAGACGGACGAGGGGAAGTTCAACTATGACGATCCTAAACCTTGGATGTATGGAGAGGATCCGTATCGCGCCCAGTGTGAACCCGCAACGCTGGGCCACGGCGTCCTCGAGTTCTACGACCGGACCGGTGAAGATCGCTACCTTGAGGCCGCCCGGCGTCAGTACGAGTACCTCCGCGACGACGCCCAGCGAACCGAGGATGGCGGTATCGCCTACTCCACGGGCCCGGTCGGACTGTGGGTCGATTCAGTGTATATGATCTGCCCTTTCTTCGCTAGGTACGCGGACCTAACCGGTGACGAGGAGGCCTACGACGAGGCGGTTACCCATATCGAGTCTCAGGTCCGCCACCTCCAGGACCCGCACACGGGCCTGTTCCGCCATGAATGGCGCGAGACGCCTAATACGTATCCCGAGAGTTCTCTCTGGGCCCGTGGCAACGGGTGGGCGCTCGCCGGAATCCTCGACACCTTACTGCTGATGCCCGACGACCACGATGGCTACGAAACGGTCGCGGGGGTCTTCCACGGTTTGGCCGAGGCGCTCCTCGAACGTCAGGAGGGCAACGGCTACTGGCACCACATTCTCGACTACCGCGAGTCGTCCCTCGAGACTTCAGCGACACTCCAGTACTCCTACGCCTTCGCCCGCGGGAGCAAGGTAGGCCTCCTTGACGATGAGTACGCCGAGGCCGCAGAGCGGGCCTTCGAAGTTTGCAAAAACGTCGTCGACAAGGACGGGAAGGTTCGCCGCGTCGCGGTGCCGCCGGGCGGTCCGGACGCCCCGCTTGGAGTCACATCCTACGGGAACGGCTGGTTCCTGATGGCCGCAGACCAGCAGCGCTGA
- a CDS encoding Lrp/AsnC family transcriptional regulator: MDDRDLKILLSIERLGTKNIEKISEDTQIPSSTIHYRLNRMEENGVINDDTFSVELDKLGLSITVITDVMADFSEGYQETIGEKLSNIEGVNQVYFIMGEIDFVVISHLPNRDSIEQLVNDFQDIEGINRTNSKFVVTRYKIGGNPVGDYTFNTLMEKGEFESNN; the protein is encoded by the coding sequence ATGGACGATCGTGACCTCAAAATTCTGTTATCGATCGAACGGCTAGGAACAAAAAACATCGAAAAGATCTCGGAAGACACCCAAATCCCATCGTCCACAATTCATTATCGACTAAACCGGATGGAAGAAAATGGTGTAATTAACGATGATACATTTTCCGTTGAACTCGACAAGCTGGGGTTATCAATAACTGTCATTACGGATGTTATGGCCGATTTTTCTGAGGGATATCAGGAGACTATCGGAGAAAAATTATCTAACATTGAGGGAGTAAACCAGGTATATTTTATAATGGGTGAGATAGATTTCGTGGTGATTTCGCATCTTCCTAATAGGGATTCGATTGAACAGCTTGTGAATGATTTCCAGGATATAGAGGGAATTAATCGAACAAATTCAAAATTTGTAGTTACACGGTACAAGATTGGAGGGAACCCAGTAGGGGATTATACCTTCAACACCTTAATGGAAAAGGGAGAATTCGAATCAAATAATTAG
- a CDS encoding thioesterase family protein has translation MTNDIKPGIEHTFTYTVPESKMIPEIFPESDYFQEMPDVLASGYYVALVEWACIEMLEPYLDWPEEQTVGTHFDLSHEAPTPSGTTITIDVEITDVEGRQLTIDVDAKDEVERIGQGTHKRYIVDREQFVDSISDDKL, from the coding sequence ATGACTAACGACATCAAGCCCGGAATAGAACACACTTTCACATACACAGTACCAGAGTCGAAAATGATTCCCGAGATCTTCCCAGAATCTGATTACTTTCAGGAGATGCCGGATGTTCTTGCATCAGGTTATTATGTGGCACTAGTTGAGTGGGCATGCATCGAAATGCTGGAACCTTATCTAGACTGGCCTGAAGAGCAGACAGTTGGAACACACTTTGACCTGAGTCACGAAGCACCGACGCCCTCTGGGACCACCATTACAATCGATGTCGAAATAACCGATGTTGAGGGACGACAACTCACGATCGACGTAGATGCCAAAGATGAGGTCGAACGAATTGGCCAAGGTACGCACAAGAGGTATATTGTTGATCGAGAGCAGTTTGTCGATAGTATCTCTGATGATAAACTATAG